A section of the Deltaproteobacteria bacterium genome encodes:
- a CDS encoding isoprenylcysteine carboxyl methyltransferase, producing MKYSFFWVFGVVAAERLFDLRRSRRNQRRLEAIGGKEFFPETFRYVAALHALFLASLLLESYPWRVPLDVFTAVCLVSLALLSGLRHWCISTLGDFWNVRIVVVPRAPVIRSGPYRFLRHPNYTAAALEFFFLCLLLRAPVTLAVFALPALAVLRQRIRLEEKALRENTDYSTAFP from the coding sequence ATGAAATATTCCTTCTTCTGGGTCTTCGGAGTCGTGGCGGCGGAAAGGCTGTTCGATCTGCGACGATCCCGGAGAAACCAACGGCGGCTGGAAGCGATCGGGGGGAAGGAGTTCTTCCCTGAAACGTTTCGTTACGTGGCAGCGCTGCACGCCCTGTTCCTGGCTTCGCTACTGCTTGAATCCTACCCCTGGCGGGTCCCGCTCGATGTGTTTACCGCGGTATGTCTCGTTTCGCTGGCGCTTCTTTCGGGCCTGCGCCACTGGTGCATTTCCACGTTGGGGGATTTCTGGAACGTGCGAATCGTGGTCGTCCCGAGGGCCCCAGTGATCCGTTCGGGACCGTACCGTTTTCTGCGCCACCCCAATTACACGGCCGCCGCGCTCGAATTCTTCTTCCTCTGCCTGCTGCTGCGGGCCCCTGTCACGCTGGCTGTATTCGCCTTGCCTGCGCTTGCGGTTCTGCGCCAACGTATAAGGCTTGAGGAAAAGGCTCTTCGGGAAAACACGGACTACTCCACGGCCTTCCCGTAA
- a CDS encoding cupredoxin domain-containing protein — MKKWLALIAVLIAAGCAGAPVREEAGEPVPGETVVDILADSYSFTPSRMTVPAGKHIAFRIRNEATVIPHSFVLENAGGGVIARQPLKKGGETVIRLSPLSPGIYTFYCDESFLGMSHRKKGMEGKLEVKGE; from the coding sequence ATGAAAAAGTGGTTGGCATTGATCGCCGTCCTGATAGCCGCCGGGTGCGCTGGAGCGCCCGTCCGGGAGGAAGCAGGGGAACCGGTGCCCGGAGAAACGGTAGTCGATATCCTCGCGGACAGCTACTCCTTCACGCCTTCGCGCATGACCGTACCGGCGGGAAAGCACATCGCCTTCCGGATCCGCAACGAAGCTACCGTGATCCCCCATTCGTTCGTCCTCGAGAACGCAGGCGGAGGCGTGATCGCCCGCCAGCCGCTGAAAAAGGGAGGCGAAACGGTCATCCGTCTTTCTCCGCTTTCGCCGGGCATTTACACCTTCTACTGCGACGAGTCGTTCCTCGGAATGAGCCACAGGAAAAAAGGGATGGAAGGGAAATTGGAGGTGAAGGGAGAGTAA